The Tripterygium wilfordii isolate XIE 37 chromosome 17, ASM1340144v1, whole genome shotgun sequence genome has a window encoding:
- the LOC119983142 gene encoding receptor like protein 29, translating into MRFSCSSCSFSLFISLLLLSLSPNPIPFISSAHATKLNKNLSSTTMLPSEAEALFKIMDSMSADKSWRISYPNPCNTGSSWPGIECKTAQDDHLHVSRLDFGTSPYPTCKGTATFPHEIFSLPYLQSVVFFKCFTRTKTTLSVSPNRLSMSLLEQLSLRSNPALVGPIPPQISSLKSLQILTLSQNVLTGHIPIQIFGMNSLVHLDLSYNMLTGAIPCQVENLKNLVGLDLSFNSLTGYIPHTIGQLGLLQKLDLSSNSLTGGIPESIETLNSLAFMALSNNKLSGNFPKGLEKLQSLQYLIMDDNPMYIPLPTQLGKLVKLQELRLANSGYSGTIPSGISQLLNLSTLSLQNNRLTGEIPVGLGSLSHIYHLNLSRNLLGGVVPLDPSFLKRLGRNLDLSGNHGLCLSPSEAAYSVKIGIGVSVCGSNKNASFIQPPQNKSQAPCGFSKPFFLLGALIVHGLHQAMALP; encoded by the coding sequence GCAGCTGTTCCTTCTCACTCTTCATTTCTCTGctgctcctctctctctctcccaatCCCATCCCTTTTATTTCCTCCGCCCATGCTACCAAACTAAACAAGAATCTCTCATCAACCACAATGCTTCCTTCAGAGGCTGAGGCCCTTTTCAAGATCATGGACTCCATGTCCGCTGACAAGTCCTGGAGAATTTCCTACCCCAACCCATGTAATACCGGCTCATCTTGGCCTGGCATTGAGTGCAAAACTGCCCAAGACGACCATCTCCATGTCTCTAGGCTTGATTTTGGCACCTCCCCGTATCCGACATGCAAGGGCACAGCCACATTTCCTCACGAAATATTCTCTCTTCCTTACCTCCAATCAGTCGTCTTCTTCAAATGTTTCACTCGCACCAAAACCACCCTCTCTGTTTCGCCAAACAGACTCTCCATGTCTCTACTTGAACAACTCAGTCTCAGATCAAACCCTGCACTTGTCGGTCCAATCCCACCACAAATTTCCTCCTTAAAGTCCCTACAAATCCTCACTTTGTCGCAAAACGTCCTTACTGGACATATTCCCATTCAGATTTTCGGCATGAACTCTCTGGTTCACCTTGATTTGAGCTACAATATGTTGACTGGTGCCATCCCATGTCAAGTGGAGAACCTCAAAAATCTTGTTGGCCTTGATTTGAGCTTCAATTCACTCACAGGGTACATCCCGCACACAATTGGTCAACTGGGTCTGCTTCAAAAGCTCGACTTGAGCTCGAATTCACTTACAGGTGGTATTCCTGAGAGCATTGAGACGCTCAATTCGTTGGCCTTCATGGCTTTGAGTAACAACAAACTCAGTGGTAACTTCCCAAAAGGATTGGAAAAGTTACAAAGTTTGCAGTACTTGATTATGGATGATAATCCCATGTATATACCTCTGCCTACACAACTTGGCAAGCTAGTGAAATTACAAGAGCTCAGGCTTGCCAATTCAGGCTACTCTGGCACCATCCCATCAGGGATTTCGCAGCTTTTGAACTTGAGCACACTCTCTCTTCAGAACAACAGACTAACAGGTGAAATCCCAGTTGGTCTTGGCAGCCTCTCTCACATATATCACCTGAATCTTAGCAGAAATCTCTTGGGTGGAGTTGTGCCTTTAGATCCAAGTTTCCTGAAGAGGTTGGGAAGGAATCTGGATCTCAGTGGCAACCATGGTCTCTGTTTAAGCCCCTCTGAAGCAGCATACAGTGTCAAGATAGGAATTGGTGTTAGTGTCTGTGGCAGCAACAAGAACGCTTCTTTCATCCAGCCTCCACAGAACAAGTCTCAAGCTCCTTGTGGTTTCTCCAAACCATTCTTTCTGCTTGGTGCTTTGATCGTTCATGGTTTGCATCAAGCAATGGCTTTACCATGA